Proteins from one Sander lucioperca isolate FBNREF2018 chromosome 16, SLUC_FBN_1.2, whole genome shotgun sequence genomic window:
- the LOC118493440 gene encoding uncharacterized protein LOC118493440, with translation MVILSARPKERKLMEGIRSNLYKGVSSALPELSTLRVDEVYHDVPSDVAPLITTMAMDINVPLVDSAFGKVQEGSVLSYHMPAKRVPKTCPHTDAPSPPQLPLQGYRLGPSTCSFVCTEHQQHHMMSLATTLEIAHKIANSTKEQSSCIEWHQLRRPRITTSKFREVCHTRAQSSAENLAKRLLRPSHQTADMRRGLDMEPAAVEEYCRVREVNHYPCGFLIHPGWGHHLMALCTIQRGRQCLALLKLNAPM, from the exons ATGGTGATTCTTTCAGCCAGACCCAAGGAAAGAAAACTGATGGAAGGCATCAG GAGCAACTTGTATAAGGGCGTCAGTTCAGCTCTGCCTGAACTTTCCACACTCAGGGTGGATGAAGTCTACCATGATGTTCCAAGTGATGTGGCTCCACTGATAACAACTATGGCTATGGACATTAATGTTCCTCTGGTTGACTCTGCATTTGGAAAAGTGCAAGAAGGAAGTGTGTTATCCTATCATATGCCAGCAAAAAGAGTTCCAAAAACCTGTCCCCACACAGATGCTCCTTCTCCCCCACAGCTGCCACTTCAGGGTTACAGGCTGGGACCCTCTACCTGCTCTTTTGTCTGCACTGAACATCAGCAGCACCACATGATGTCCCTGGCAACAACATTAGAGATTGCACACAAAATTGCCAACAGTACAAAAGAGCAGAGTTCCTGCATTGAGTGGCACCAACTAAGGCGGCCCCGCATCACCACCTCCAAGTTCAGAGAGGTCTGTCACACCAGGGCACAGAGCTCTGCTGAAAATCTGGCCAAAAGACTTCTGAGACCTAGCCATCAGACTGCAGACATGAGGAGGGGGCTTGACATGGAACCTGCTGCAGTAGAGGAGTACTGCAGAGTAAGGGAGGTTAACCACTATCCCTGTGGCTTCCTTATCCACCCTGGATGGGGTCATCACCTGATGGCATTGTGTACGATCCAAAGGGGCAGACAGTGTTTGGCCTTGTTGAAATTAAATGCCCCAATGTAG